A single Armatimonadota bacterium DNA region contains:
- a CDS encoding four helix bundle protein, translating into MSSFEKLEVWQLAMNLIADVYKKTSELPKEELYGLTGQIRRAAVSIAANIAEGNGRNNRKEYIQFLGVASGSQAELATLLMATMRIYPNLDLIAELEDAHRIGMMLTRLKQALRTIPANRPPTTATRPPTTETRPPSPETRPPA; encoded by the coding sequence ATGAGTTCGTTCGAGAAACTGGAGGTTTGGCAATTGGCGATGAACCTCATTGCCGATGTCTACAAGAAGACCAGCGAGTTGCCGAAGGAGGAACTCTACGGCCTGACCGGACAGATCAGGCGGGCAGCCGTGTCGATTGCGGCGAACATTGCGGAAGGCAACGGCAGGAACAACCGCAAGGAGTACATCCAGTTTCTGGGAGTGGCGAGCGGGAGCCAAGCCGAGCTTGCGACACTCCTGATGGCAACGATGCGCATTTACCCGAACTTGGATCTCATCGCAGAGCTAGAGGACGCACATCGGATCGGAATGATGCTGACGCGATTGAAGCAGGCTCTCCGCACAATCCCGGCCAACCGTCCCCCGACCACCGCAACCCGACCACCGACCACCGAAACCCGACCACCGAGCCCCGAAACCCGTCCCCCGGCGTGA